The DNA sequence AAGTAGCCCAACTGTTTGAAAAGACTGTCAAAGTGCTGGGAAGGGTTGACATAGTTGTCAGCAACGCTGGCGTTGAGCATTTCGGCAATCTTGCTGCAGTGCAATCGGAGGAGATCGACCATGTCTTCGATGTCAATGTCAAGGGCCAGTTCTTCGTCGCTCAACAAGCGGAGAAGTATAtggaggaaagggggaggcTGATACTGACAAGCAGTGTTTCTGCCGTAATGGTATGTTCCCACGCCCTGGAGTTTCTTCTGTTGTTGAGTCTTACGCTGAGAAATATGGCCAGGGCGTACCACACCACACAATCTATGCGGCGTCCAAAGCGGCGGTTACGGGAATGACCAAGTGCCTGGCATGGGATTTTGGAAAGAAGAACATCACAGTGAATTGCATCGCAGCTGGCGGTGTCAAGAGTGATATGTATGACAAGAATGCAAAGGAGTACATGAAGGACGGGGATGAACTGAGTGTGGCGGAAATCGACGCTCGTATATCATCTTGGAGTCCACTAGGAAGGGTTGGGATGCCGGAAGATATTGCTGGTGTGGTTGCATTGCTGGCAAGCGATGAAGCAGGATGGATCACT is a window from the Podospora pseudocomata strain CBS 415.72m chromosome 6, whole genome shotgun sequence genome containing:
- a CDS encoding hypothetical protein (COG:Q; EggNog:ENOG503NUTB) — its product is MDEFTGNLEGKVAIVTGASRGIGATIATTLAQHGCAVVVNYNNSAAEAKILGKQINKDYDVTTYAVQADVSKPEEVAQLFEKTVKVLGRVDIVVSNAGVEHFGNLAAVQSEEIDHVFDVNVKGQFFVAQQAEKYMEERGRLILTSSVSAVMGVPHHTIYAASKAAVTGMTKCLAWDFGKKNITVNCIAAGGVKSDMYDKNAKEYMKDGDELSVAEIDARISSWSPLGRVGMPEDIAGVVALLASDEAGWITGQTLHVSGGAHMATA